TGCCAACCTGCCTGTTGGGACATAACCACTCACCTgtaccacacacccacacaggaCCCTGGCATGCACCCTTGGGCCTGGGCCTTTTCTGAGCCTCTGCCTGCCCCCAGGCTGTGCCCATGCCCGAGGTGCTGTATGAAGAGGTGCTGGAGGTGGATGAACGCGTGGTGCTGCACCGTGGAGAGGCAGGCACCGGGACGCCTGTCAAGGGTGTGTGTGCTGTTGCTGGTGTGGGATCTGGGGCCGGAGGGTCCTGCTGGCCTGTGACGGGGCCTCCTGGGCTTTTCTGGCAGGCCGCACGGGAGACCTGCTGGAAGTGCAGCAGCCTGTGGACCTGGGGACCCTGCGTGGAAAGCTGGAGGGGCTGCTGTCTCGAGGCACCCGCAGCCTGGCCGTGGTGCTCATGCATTCGTACACGTGAGTGAGGTGGGTTGTGGGCCGCGGGAGCAGGtgctgggcctggtgggagacGAGGTGCCACTGGGTTTTTGTCATAGGTGGGCCCAGCACGAGCAGCAGGTGGGTGCGCTGGCCCGGGAGCTGGGCTTCACGCACGTGTCACTGTCTTCGGAGGCCATGCCCATGGTGCGCATCGTCCCTCGGGGGCACACAGCCTGTGCCGACGCCTACCTCACGCCCGCCATCCAACGCTACGTGCAGGGCTTCCGCCGTGGCTTCCAGGGCCAACTCAAGGTGAGGCCATGAGGCCCCTCCACCACCTACTCCTGGGCCTGGGCCTCGGCCTGCCCAGCCCATCATGGCCCACCTGCTGCCCGCTCACAGCCCCTCGGGGCGCACCTGCTGCCCGCTCACAGCCCCTTGTGGCCCACCTGCTGCCCGCTCACAGCCCCTCGTGGCGCACCTGCTGTCCGCTCACCTGGTGGCCCACCTGCTGCCCGCTCACAGCCCCTTGTGGCGCACCTGCTGCCCGCTCACAGGACGTGCAGGTGTTGTTCATGCGCTCTGATGGTGGCCTGGCGCCCATGGATGCCTTCAGCGGCTCCCGTGCTGTGCTCTCGGGCCCGGCTGGCGGCGTGGTGGGCTATTCAGCTACCACATACCAGCAGGAGGGTGGCCAGCCTGTCATCGGCTTTGACATGGGAGGTATGAGGGCTGAGGGCTGGGGTCTCGGGGAGGCCCTGCTGCTGGGCCCCTGGGTCTTTAAGAGACCCACCAGCATCCCACCCCTGCCAGGCACGTCCACGGATGTGAGCCGCTACGCTGGGGAATTCGAGCATGTCTTCGAGGCCACCACAGCTGGTGTCACCCTTCAGGCCCCACAGCTGGACATCAACACCGTGGCGGCGGGAGGGGGTTCCCGCCTCTTCTTCAGGTCAGCTCTCCTGCTTCCCAGGCCAGGACTCCAGTCCTGTCTGCCTCCTCACGTCCAACCCCAGCCCTTCCTTCCCCTAGGTCTGGCCTCTTTGTGGTTGGGCCCGAGTCAGCAGGAGCCCACCCAGGACCCGCCTGCTACCGCAAAGGTAAGAGTCAGGATCTGCCTGGCCTGGCTTTGCCCTCCGCTTGctgccccaggcccagcccctcccaTCAGCCCTATCCCTGCTGCCTGCTCCTGCTCCACTGCCTCCAGCCCCCAAGCCCCACATCCTGTCCACCTCCCAGGGGGCCCTTTGACAGTGACGGATGCTAATCTGGTCCTGGGTCGCCTGctgcctgcctccttcccttGCATTTTTGGGCCGGGAGAGGACCAACCACTTTCCCCCGAGGCCTCCCGCAAAGCCCTGGAGGCTGTGGCCACTGAGGTCAACAGCTTCCTGACCAGCGGGCCCTGCCCGGCCTCCCCGCTGAGCCTGGAGGAGGTAGCCATGGGGTTTGTGCGCGTGGCCAACGAGGCCATGTGCCGGCCCATCCGTGCACTCACGCAGGTACGTCCACCTCTCCTCTCCCACCTgtcctgcccccagccctgctccctgCCCCACGCCTCCCGCTCAGTCGGGGAGCTGGATGGGGTAGGGTAGGAGAGCCCACTGACCCCTTCTGTCTCCCTAGGCAAGAGGCCATGACCCCTCAGCCCATGTGCTGGCCTGCTTTGGGGGAGCTGGTGGGCAGCATGCATGTGCCATTGCCCGGGCCCTGGGCATGGACACCGTGCACATCCACAGGTGGGCCTAGGTGTGGGTGCACGGAGGTGCGTGTGATCTGCACTGGCTTGGGAGGTGACTCCCTATTGCCATGCTGCCCATCCCTGCAGGCACAGTGGGCTGCTGTCGGCCCTGGGGCTGGCCCTGGCTGACGTGGTGCACGAGGCACAGGAGCCCTGCTCCCTGCTCTACGCGCCTGAGACCTTCATGCAGCTGGACCAGAGGCTGAGCCGCCTGGAGGAGCAGTGTGTGGACGCCCTGCAGGCCCAGGGCTTCCCCAGGTGGTTTCCCAGGGTACCCTGGGCAGAGGGCTTACGTTGTCCCCCTTGGTGGGTTTTCTGCCTGATGACTTCCCAGGTGGTCCCGGGGTGCACAAGAAGCAGAACAGGTGTCCTTGCCGGgcgctgggtggggtggggggcagggcagggggtttGGTGTGAGTGTCCCCAACCACCTGCTGCAGGTCCCAGATCAGCACTGAGAGCTTCCTGCACCTGCGCTACCAGGGCACGGACTGTGCTCTGATGGTGTCTGCCCACCAGCACCCAGCCACAGCCTGCTCGCCCCGTGCGGGGGACTTCGGGGCAGCCTTTGTGGGGCGGTACGTGAGTTTGCCGACTCCGGATCCCTGGCAAAGGGCCTTCCTCTCTGGCCACCTTACGCTGACCACTCCTTGGGCCCCATGGGGAGTGCAGGTACATGAGGGAGTTTGGCTTTGTCATCCCTGAGCGGCCAGTGGTCGTGGACGATGTGCGAGTGAGGGGCACTGGCCGCAGTGGTCTTCGCCTCGAGGATGCCCCCAAAGCCCCGACCGGGCCTCCCCGGGTGGACAAGGTTGGTGGTCCTGCCCGTACCAGCCTGACAGCACCCATGGGGCACTGGGATGGGGACCAAGCCCTGTGAGAGGCATCGGGGAGGGTGCTGGGCCTGGGTGCTGCACTCACCCACACCCTCTGCAGATGACCCAGTGCTACTTTGAGGGGGGCTACCAGGAGACCCCTGTGTACCTGCTGGGAGAGCTGGGCTATGGGCACAAGCTCCATGGGCCCTGCCTCATCATCGACAGTAACAGGTGGGCTGAGGTCCATCCAGGGTGGAGGATATGGAGGGGTCAACCGTGGGGCCCCTGGTGCAGGGTTCTCTGGCCCAAGGCTGCAGGGGCCTGCAGGACTCTGTATCCTACCATCATTGGGGTGTCCCCTGGCCTGGGGCTGTGGCATCTCTGGTTGGAGGGGTGTCGCCTGGCTCCATGCAGCCCCTCTGTGCCCTCTGCTCCCCAGCACCATCCTGGTGGAGCCAGGTTGCCAGGCAGAGGTGACCGAGACAGGGGACATCCGCATCTCTGTGGGGGCCGAAGTCCCTGGCACAGTGGGCACCCAACTGGACCCTATCCAGCTGTCCATCTTCTCACACCGCTTCATGAGCATTGCTGGTAAGTGCTGCCAGGTTCCCTGCTGCCTGGCTCCCTGTGGGATAAGGCGCTGGCTGTGTCATGGGGTGGCTGGCAGGGCTGTGCCCAAAGGGAGAGGCAGAAGCAGGACCCCCTGGTGACGGGGCGGCCAGTGTGGCTGCAGCACTGGCATGGTGCAGCTGGCCATGAGAACAAGCCTTGGGCAAGGAGGACACTTTCCCCCTGTTACCTGTAACCATGTGATCCGGGGAGTGAACTCCTAGCTAAGGATGGAATACTGAGGGCAGCACAGGGAACCCGTCTGTGCAGGGTCAGGCCAGCGGCTTGCTGGGAGCCCAGGGGTCAAGAGCTTAGGAACCAGGTTCTTGCTGTGCCAGGCAGGGTGGGAGGGTCGAGGAGTGGCACTGGGTTCTTGCTGGGGGCTCCAGGCGGGACTGGGGAGGAAGGTGGTGTCCTTTGCATAGGCTAAGACACGTGGCCAAGTGGGCACACGGTCACCTTGGTCTTCCCCAGGAAAAAGCTGCTGGGTTCTGGGTTTGAGCCCTGGTGGGTCCTGTTCCTCCCTTTCCTGGGGCCATGCTGCGGGTGGATGGGGCCAGCAGGCATCTGGTCACTTTGTGCTCCCAGAGCAGATGGGCCGCATCCTGCAGCGCACAGCCATCTCCACCAACATCAAGGAGCGCCTCGACTTCTCCTGTGCTCTCTTTGGGCCCGATGGGGGGCTGGTGTCCAATGCCCCCCACATCCCTGTGCACCTGGGTGCCATGCAAGAGACGGTGCAGTTCCAGGTGCGGTGGACCCTCCCCCGCCCTCCTACCCCTCCCTCACCTCGCCCTCCCACACCTCCCTTGCCTCGCCCTTCTAtccccctccctcaccctccaccccaccccctcacccccccaccccactctgGCCCCTGCTCCCCTGTGCCCACTCTGCACCCATTTCCTGGTTTCAGATCCAGCACCTGGGGGCTGATCTCCACCCTGGCGACGTGCTACTGAGCAACCATCCCAGTGCCGGGGGCAGCCACCTGCCAGACCTGACTGTTATCACACCGGTGAGGGGTGCTGCCCACCTGCCTCTGCTTGGGCAGGGGTGGCCGATGTAACTGACCATGGCTTTCCACCCGCTAGGTGTTTTGGCCGGGTCAGACGCGGCCTGTTTTCTATGTGGCCAGCCGAGGGCACCATGCAGACATTGGCGGCATCACGCCAGGCTCCATGCCCCCCCACTCCACCATGCTGCAACAGGAGGGTGCCGTCTTTCTGTCCTTCAAACTCGTCCAGGGGGGTGTCTTCCAAGAGGAGGGTGAGtgagagtggggtggggtgggcctTCTGCAGACTGGGACACATGGCCACTGCTGGCAAGCAGGCCTGGCTGGACCGTGGGATGCAGCCCATAGACCCAGGCCTGCCTTGAGGCTGGGAGGAGATAGATGGTTACCCCAAAGGGCAACTGCAGATCGGATCCCAGGAGCTGAGATGAATTCAGCCTGGGCCCAGGAAGGCCTCCTGAGGGGTGGTTTTGTGGGTGGAGAGTTAGCCAAGACGTGGAGGGTCAGGGTGCTGGAGGGAGAGAAGCCTGTTTCAAGGTGGGTGGCTGCTTGTGGTGTGTGTAGTCATACTCGGTGGAGTCTGCAGAGAAacagcagggcaggggcagggcccaaAGGCCCCTGTAGTATTTTCTGGGCCTAGGTCTGGGTCACTGGGTGGGGGTGGCCGTGAAAGGCTTTCAGCTGGTCCTGTGCTAATCTCCCACTGTGCCCACGGGCAGAGAGGATACGGGGTCCGAGAGTGGCCTGGAGGCCGGGGGACAAGAGTGGGGGCAGCTGCAGTTACCCTGGATGATGCTGAGTCTTGGGCTGAGTGGAGGGTgaggggcggggggtgggggactgTTTTGGATGTGGAAGGAAGTGGGTATTCCGAGGGATTTGGGAGAGGGGGCCAGGGGTCAATTTTGGGCAGCTGGAGGTGGAGGCCCTGGCACTGAGCAGCTGCAGGAAAGGTGGGATGGAGGCTGCAGGGGTGcctgtggtgggggtgggggtgggggtaggagaCACAGGGAAAACAAGCCCTGGTCTGAGGCTGCAGGTCTGGGAGCCCAGGGGAAGTGGCGTggctggggtggagggtggggatgGAGGGTGGGTGTAATGGAACCACAGGCTGTTCTGGGTGTTGAGGACAACAAATAGAGTGGCCCATTTCTGGCTGCTGCCTTGATCAGTGTgagctgggggcagggggtgtGGACCACAGAGGGACATGCACAGGCACACTGCAGAGGGCCCTGTGGCTGCCTCAGAGAGGACCCTGAGCCAGGCTCAAGGAGAGGGGCTTTCCTGAGGTGGGGAGCAGTCCCAGGCCAGACCTCACTGCTTTCTAGGGACCAGAGACCTTGTCTGGATTTGGGAAACCTGGGTTGGGGGTGCAGACAGGGTTGGCCAGGGGCTCAGTGATGACACTGTCCATCCAGCGGTGACTGAGGCCCTGCGGGCGCCAGGCAAGGTCCCCAACTGTAGCGGAACCAGAAACCTGCACGACAACCTGTCGGACCTCCGTGCCCAGGTGGCAGCCAACCAGAAGGGCATCCAGCTGGTGGGGGAGCTCATTGGGCAGTACGGCCTGGACGTGGTGCAGGCCTATATGGGCCATATTCAGGTGGGCCTGGGCACAGGAGTGTGGGCAGCAGGGCCATCCTGCAGGTGGCCTGGCTGCCACTGATCCTGCTCCCTGCCAGGCGAACGCTGAGCTGGCCGTGCGCGACATGTTGCGCGCCTTTGGAACATCCCGGCAGGCCCAGGGCCTGCCCCTGGAGGTGTCCTCGGAAGACCGCATGGACGACGGTTCCCCTATCCGCCTCCGCGTGCAGATCAACCTGAGTCAGGTGGGCTGCAGGGATGGCGCTTCTGGGCAGCAGGGGCATGGTGCAGCTGCCGACTGCCTGTCTCTTCCCTCCGGTGCGCAGGGCAGCGCTGTGTTTGACTTCAGCGGCACTGGGCCGGAGGTGTTCGGTAATCTCAACGCACCGCGGGCCATAACCCTGTCCGCCCTCATCTACTGCCTGCGCTGTCTGGTGGGCCGCGACATCCCGCTCAACCAGGTTCGCAGGGGTGTGTGAGCGAGAGCGGGCCCCAGCCCGAGGTCGCCCTGAGTGCGCCTCCTGGGCCCAGCCACGGACGGACCCCATGGGTGCTGGGGCGCGGAGGTGCTGTTTCTCTTGGAGCCCACCCCAAGAGCCCCTGAGAGCCGCCCGCCCCGCACAGGGCTGCCTGGCGCCAGTGCGCGTAGTGATTCCCCAAGGCTCCATCCTGGACCCGTCGCCCGAGGCGGCGGTGGTGGGCGGCAACGTGCTCACGTCGCAGCGCGTGGTGGATGTCATCCTGGGGGCCTTTGGGGCCTGCGCCGCCTCCCAGGTGCGGGGGCGGGGTGAGCGCGGTCGGGGGCGGGCCGGGTGGGCAGGCTGGAGTAGGAGTGGGCGGCCGAGGTGGGGACGCCCCGCCCCAGCCCAGCGCAGCGACCGAGTGCTCTCGCCAGGGCTGCATGAACAACGTGACGCTGGGCAACGCCCACATGGGCTACTACGAGACGGTGGCGGGCGGCGCGGGCGCGGGTCCTAGTTGGCACGGGCGCAGCGGCGTGCACAGCCATATGACCAACACGCGCATCACCGACCCTGAAATCCTGGAGAGCCGGTGAGCGGCGTGCGCGGAGCCTGGGGGCGCGACCGGGTGGCAGCCGGGGCTCGGACACACTGTCTTCGCCCTTGTCCTCGCTCTTGTCCTCGCCCTCACAGGTACCCGGTCATCCTGCGCCGCTTCGAGCTGCGGCGGGGCTCGGGGGGCAGAGGCCGCTTCCGGGGTGGCGACGGCGTCACCCGCGAGCTGGTCTTTCGCGAGGAGGCGCTGCTGTCAGTGCTGACCGAGCGCCGCGCCTTCCAGCCCTACGGGCTCCACGGTGAGCGGGTCCCCAGGTCTCGCggccctccctgcccctgcccctgcccctgcccctgcccccggCCCCGGTCCCCGCCCCGGCCCCGGTCCCTCTGGACTCCTCGCCTCCCTCCGCAGGGGGCGAGCCCGGTGCCCGCGGCCTAAACTTGCTGATACGCAAAAACGGCCGGACGGTGAATCTGGGCGGCAAGACGTCGGTGACCGTGTACCCTGGGGTAAGGGCCATGGCCTGTCCTGTCCCTCTCCTCTCCCGGCCCCATCCCACAGACGGGGAACAGTTGCAGACATGACCAGAGGTCGAGTTTAATTTGGCCCCCGAAGGAAAGGGGGCGCGTACCAGGCCTCTGTGGTCCACGGGGGCGGGTGATGGACCCTGCCCCGTGGGGAGGGGACTGCGCAGTGACAGGGAGGGGCCACAACTGCGCTGAGCCTGTACCCCCCCCAACAGGATGTGTTCTGTCTCCACACGCCCGGCGGCGGTGGCTATGGGGACCCCGAGGACCCCGCCCCACCGCCGGGGTCACCCCCGCAAGCACTGGCCTTTCCCGAGCACGGCAGCGTCTATGAGTACCGCCGGGCCCAGGAGGCCGTGTGAAGGTCCTGCAATAAAGGTGCCTTAAGTCACCCGGTTCTGGGGACGCAGCTACGGCGCCTAGTTCGTGCTCCGAGTCGTGTCTGTGCGCGCTGGCTGCACGCCTGTCATCTGTGCCTGCCTTAGGAGGACACCCAGACTCGGAGCTGCAGGCTCACTACCAGGTGGTCGGTGAGCCCCGCCAGGGCGGTACTGAACGTCAcctgctccacctcctgggggCGGGAATCAGGTTGAGGGTCGTCCCAGCGCTGCAGGCCCAGCCACCCGGGCCCTGGCACTCACTGGGCTCAGCAGGCCCCCAGGAACTCCGCAGTTCGTGATGTAGTCCAGGCGCTGACCTCTCCAGGGCTTAGCTCGGCGGCTTCTGCCGGGAGGGCCGGCCAGGTAGAGGTGGCGCCCTTTCTCCTGCTCCAGGGTCCTGGAAGGGCGGCGGTATCACCAAGGCCAGGGCCGCTTTGCGCGCTTCAGGCGGGCAGTGCCTACCTCCAGGTCGCCACTCACCGCCTCAGCATCTCGGGGGAGGAGGCCACGGAGTGGTGGAGCACGAGGCTGCGCAGTGCGGTCCCTGGGGGatctgggggaggggaggcatCAGCCGGAGCCTCGGCCGACAGCACTCCCCAGGAACCACTCCCCGCTCCGGTACCCTCCCCCGAAGCACGAGACCCAGGGCCCAGGGCTGCTCTTGGCGCGTGCCCATCCGGCAGGGAAGCGGCGGAAGAGCTGGCGCTACTGCTCCACCGCAGAGGGAGGCTGGAGCGCGGTGGGCGGGGCCGGGCCTCCTGGCTCCgcccctgcctccctgccctcccctcctgctgGACCTTTCGAGCAGTTATCGAAGTTTAGGTCTCCCAGGAGCACGCGTAAAGCCACGACCCCTCCACTTTGTTCGCTCTCGGCCTCAAACTTTGGCTCAGTCCAGCAGCAGCGTCAGCTGTTTGCTGCGCAAGGGCCCGTCCTCTGCGCGGGGAAGGAGGATGGGGTGGGCTCGGCTCCAGATTCGGACCCGCATCTTGGACAGTCAGCTTCTGGCTTCCCAGTTCCTGATCTGTGAGCCCGACGGGCACCTCTCAGGAATTCCCATGCCTGGGGCAGTGAACAAAGGGGCGGGAGATGGGGGGCGGGGTGCAGGGGAATGTAGGGATCAGCAGCCGCCACGGAGAGGCGGGACCTGTTCTGAGGACCCACCCGCAGGGCTCACCAGCCAGTGCTTGCAAGTGCGTGCAGTGCAGGAATCCCACGATGTGGCGCCCGTCCAGGCTGCCCAGCCGCGCCTGCAACACCACAGACGGCCCCAGCTTCCCTCGCCTTCTTGGCCGAACCCCGCCCCCTCTGTGCTCTGGGCGGGGTAGGCCAGTACCTGTGTGGACAGTAGTCCCTTGGAGGCCAGCGCATCCTCGCCACGTGCGTGGGGGAAGCAACGGAAGGTGGCGCACAGCAGCCAGCTGTCCAGTAGCAGCCCGCTGTCCAGTAGCTTGAGGTGCGGCCCGGTCTGTAGGCCAAGTGTGCTCACGTCGTACAGCACCGGGCCCAGGTTGGGCGTCAGGCGATTCACCAAGCGACGAGCTGCGCGCAAATCGAATACCTCCTGCAGGCAAAGTCCAGACCCACGGGCAGCGAGGCCACCAGCGTCCCGCGCGGCGCCCTGGGCCACAGCTGGCTGCAGTCCGTAGCCCTATAGAGCGCGGCGCCAATGGCCTCAGCCCGTCGCTGGCTGTGCGGCAGGTTGCTGAAGCGCGCCAGCCAGTCCAGGAGCAGGCACACATTGGCCGTGAGGAAGACGAAGCAGTGCCCGGGTTCGGGAGGCGGGCGCCAGAGCGCGGGCGGCGCCCAGCACAGTGGAGGGGGGCGGTAGCAGAAGGGGCGGCGCCAAACCTGCAGCGCCAGCCAGAGTGGCAGGCGGGTCAGCGCCAAGGGCAGGCCgaccaccaccagcagcagcagcgccACGACGCCGCCCGCCGCCCTTCTCAGCCACCCCAGGCTGATCAGGCTCGCCGTTGGTGCACAGCAGCCCAGCAGCTGGTCCAGGGCCCAGCAGGCCGGGAAGAGCAGCTCGTGGGCCAAGCCGTGGAGGGCGTGCAAAGCCGGGTGCGGGAAGGGCGAGGGCCACAGGGCGTCAGTCGCCGGGGGCCAGTCGGGCGGGGATTGCAGGGTACACCTAACTCTTCGGCCGCGGGGCGCCGGGGAGACTCATTGGCTTCCAGAGGACAAGCTGACTCCTCGGTGCATCAGCGCGAGCTGCGGGGGAGTCACAGGGGTGAAGGCCGCGAGGCACAGCGTGTGCGCAAAGCCGGTGAGGTGCTGACCCAGCGAGCCTGGCGGAGGCGCGGGCGTAGGCAGAGGGGCGCTTCAAAACGAAAACCCGAAAGGGACCTCATCTCAAATCCCCACCCTGGATCCTCCTTGCCCCGCCCCATACACCCGCGAAGGTCTCACAGGGAACCTGTGAGGTCCGCCCGACGCAAGCGGGATCGGGATGCAGCCAGCGGCAAGTGGAGGACGAGTTTTTGAGTGCGGGCTGCGCAGCACTGGTGAGGAGCAAACAATGTGCTCTGCCCCCGGCTCCCCTGTACCCGCTCCCACGCAGGTCAGCATGGAATAAATCGCGCACTCCGGCTGCCCAGACGGCAGAATCCACCCCACCCGCTACGCGTCTCTCTGCGGCCCCGCGGCGTCGGGCGCCTGAGTTCAAAGACCTGACACCTGAGGAGGGATGGACTCCCGCCCAGCGCCCCGCAAAGTCCCCCAAAAGGCCAGCTCGCAGTGGTGACGGCCCTGTGGCCCTACCCCATGGAGCTTCCAATCGAAGGGGAGGGACTGTTGGTTCTGCCCTGCGGGTAGCTCTCCGCGTGCACGCGAGCCAGACGGAAGCCTTTCCCGGTTCTGGAGCGCTCCCGCATACCCTCAGGAGCTCCCAGGACAGGACGGCCGGTAGCTCCCAGGCTCTGCTCGCCTCCCACCTTTCTAATTGGGCCTGTGAACCAGCATGCACTCTCCCGGTCAGCTGGGTGCAAGCGTCTCTTAAATAGCCCTGGGAGTTTGGGTGAGGGCTGCCCTTCCTGTTGGCTGGCAGGGAGGTGGAGGGGCTGCTGGCAGGAGCtcttccctgcccttcccaggGACTAAGAGGCTGTGTGTCTGGCTGGATTCCCTGGAggcctgggagtggggagggcagaggcaggaagcTCAGCAGCTCGGGCATCCCTGGAGGGCCTGGCACACCCTGCATACCCTCTCCTTCCCTGGACTCCTTGCTGGTTGCTGAAAGATTCCCATTGGAACTCAGACCTTGTGGGTCCACTGTTGCCTCCTGCTATCCTTTCTGTCTGGCAAGCACTGGTGCCCCAGGACCCTCCTCAGTTGGGGTTTTGATCTCGCTCCCATTGCAGCCAGCCTCCTTGCCTTCCTGCGTGCAGACTTGCTCCTGTCTCACCCTGTGGTGTGGGCCCCTCTGCGCTTTCCTACACTGCGCTTCTCCCCTCCCATGTCTTCCTCCCCAGGGACTTCCCATCCTGGCCGGCTCCCTCAGCTTCCTGCACTCTCCACAAGCCCTTCCCAGCACCCCATCTGCCCTTAGTGCACTGTGGGAGGCCCCTGGCCTGCCCCCAAATCCTGCTTGTGCTCCTCAGCTCCTGCAGCAGGTGGTGTCTGCCCTTGCCAGCTCTGAATCCCTCTCAAAGTCTCCAGGACCTGTGGGATGGCCTTGGGTGTCTTGGGAAGGGGCCGCCACTTTGCTGGGCTGCCTCATGCCCAGGTTGGGGTGAGGATGCTTTCTTCTGGCTCTTCTCCCTTAAATGTCCTCTTGTCCTCAAGGTCTGGAAGACCACCCCCCTCCGCCCCTCACCCAGCCCCGGCCTAGTATGGAGGCAGGGATCCCACACCCACATCCTTgtctcctcccacctctgccagcTCCGTGCCCCTCGCCACTGTGGCAGGCACAGAGCCACGGCCCTTCCCTCCCTGCTCTACCCCTTCCTGGTTCCTACCCTTCCCCATCCAGGTCCCAGAAGCTCCCACTGCTCTCAGTGCCATGGGAGGGGAGCCTGGGGACCTTCAGACCAACCCCTCGCAGACCACTGCTGAGCCTTGGCCTCTCGGGCTCTCGCAG
This region of Rhinopithecus roxellana isolate Shanxi Qingling chromosome 17, ASM756505v1, whole genome shotgun sequence genomic DNA includes:
- the OPLAH gene encoding 5-oxoprolinase yields the protein MGSPEGRFHFAIDRGGTFTDVFAQCPGGHVRVLKLLSEDPANYADAPTEGIRRILEQEAGMLLPRDRPLDSSHIASIRMGTTVATNALLERKGERVALLVTRGFRDLLHIGTQARGDLFDLAVPMPEVLYEEVLEVDERVVLHRGEAGTGTPVKGRTGDLLEVQQPVDLGTLRGKLEGLLSRGTRSLAVVLMHSYTWAQHEQQVGALARELGFTHVSLSSEAMPMVRIVPRGHTACADAYLTPAIQRYVQGFRRGFQGQLKDVQVLFMRSDGGLAPMDAFSGSRAVLSGPAGGVVGYSATTYQQEGGQPVIGFDMGGTSTDVSRYAGEFEHVFEATTAGVTLQAPQLDINTVAAGGGSRLFFRSGLFVVGPESAGAHPGPACYRKGGPLTVTDANLVLGRLLPASFPCIFGPGEDQPLSPEASRKALEAVATEVNSFLTSGPCPASPLSLEEVAMGFVRVANEAMCRPIRALTQARGHDPSAHVLACFGGAGGQHACAIARALGMDTVHIHRHSGLLSALGLALADVVHEAQEPCSLLYAPETFMQLDQRLSRLEEQCVDALQAQGFPRSQISTESFLHLRYQGTDCALMVSAHQHPATACSPRAGDFGAAFVGRYMREFGFVIPERPVVVDDVRVRGTGRSGLRLEDAPKAPTGPPRVDKMTQCYFEGGYQETPVYLLGELGYGHKLHGPCLIIDSNSTILVEPGCQAEVTETGDIRISVGAEVPGTVGTQLDPIQLSIFSHRFMSIAEQMGRILQRTAISTNIKERLDFSCALFGPDGGLVSNAPHIPVHLGAMQETVQFQIQHLGADLHPGDVLLSNHPSAGGSHLPDLTVITPVFWPGQTRPVFYVASRGHHADIGGITPGSMPPHSTMLQQEGAVFLSFKLVQGGVFQEEAVTEALRAPGKVPNCSGTRNLHDNLSDLRAQVAANQKGIQLVGELIGQYGLDVVQAYMGHIQANAELAVRDMLRAFGTSRQAQGLPLEVSSEDRMDDGSPIRLRVQINLSQGSAVFDFSGTGPEVFGNLNAPRAITLSALIYCLRCLVGRDIPLNQGCLAPVRVVIPQGSILDPSPEAAVVGGNVLTSQRVVDVILGAFGACAASQGCMNNVTLGNAHMGYYETVAGGAGAGPSWHGRSGVHSHMTNTRITDPEILESRYPVILRRFELRRGSGGRGRFRGGDGVTRELVFREEALLSVLTERRAFQPYGLHGGEPGARGLNLLIRKNGRTVNLGGKTSVTVYPGDVFCLHTPGGGGYGDPEDPAPPPGSPPQALAFPEHGSVYEYRRAQEAV